Proteins encoded together in one Quercus lobata isolate SW786 chromosome 3, ValleyOak3.0 Primary Assembly, whole genome shotgun sequence window:
- the LOC115978674 gene encoding 5-formyltetrahydrofolate cyclo-ligase, mitochondrial-like isoform X2: protein MFCHYTARAVRQMISSAKQVVMLTQARTLASPPTPLSSHPTNVRLVPEPNRSFVTMTTNNDDPHEVDAIFQRKHSLRSKLRKDLKNMDPIRRSEEDNAIQSIVLEAPWFKASKSLCAYISCAALREVDTSRIVSQVLSKPTQEQKKLYVPRVEDRNSNMRMLKISNVDDLVINSMNILEPSLVDCDGKQREDVMEASNPVDLFILPGLAFDRSGRRLGRSGGSTKSLQSSGNGSSPSSLHYHILCRLWMKEV, encoded by the exons ATGTTTTGTCACTATACAGCAAGAGCAGTTAGGCAAATGATAAGCAGTGCAAAGCAGGTGGTGATGCTCACCCAGGCGCGCACGTTAGCATCTCCACCCACACCTCTCTCATCGCACCCCACTAACGTACGCCTCGTACCCGAACCCAACCGCTCCTTCGTAACCATGACCACCAATAACGACGACCCTCACGAGGTCGACGCAATATTTCAGCGAAAGCACTCGCTCCGATCCAAATTACGCAAGGACCTCAAGAATATGGACCCAATCCGGAGATCCGAAGAAG ataaTGCAATTCAGAGTATTGTATTAGAAGCTCCATGGTTTAAGGCTAGTAAGAGTTTATGTGCTTATATTAGCTGTGCTGCTTTAAGAGAGGTTGACACATCAAGAATTGTGTCACAAGTTTTATCCAAACCAACCCAAG AACAGAAAAAGCTTTATGTTCCTCGTGTGGAGGACAGGAATAGCAACATGAGAATGCTAAAGATTTCGAATGTTGATGATCTGGTTATAAATTCGATGAACATTTTGGAACCATCTCTAGTAGATTGTGATGGGAAACAACGTGAAGATG TTATGGAGGCAAGCAATCCAGTTGATTTGTTCATCTTACCTG GGCTTGCATTTGACAGATCTGGAAGACGTTTGGGCCGTAGTGGGGG AAGTACCAAGAGcttgcaaagcagcggaaatgGAAGCAGCCCCTCCTCG TTGCACTATCATATTCTCTGCAGATTGTGGATGAAGGAGGTATAG
- the LOC115978674 gene encoding 5-formyltetrahydrofolate cyclo-ligase, mitochondrial-like isoform X1: MFCHYTARAVRQMISSAKQVVMLTQARTLASPPTPLSSHPTNVRLVPEPNRSFVTMTTNNDDPHEVDAIFQRKHSLRSKLRKDLKNMDPIRRSEEDNAIQSIVLEAPWFKASKSLCAYISCAALREVDTSRIVSQVLSKPTQEQKKLYVPRVEDRNSNMRMLKISNVDDLVINSMNILEPSLVDCDGKQREDVMEASNPVDLFILPGLAFDRSGRRLGRSGGYYDLFLMKYQELAKQRKWKQPLLVALSYSLQIVDEGGIAVTSNDVPVDALVSPAGFIPLSPAALDRV; encoded by the exons ATGTTTTGTCACTATACAGCAAGAGCAGTTAGGCAAATGATAAGCAGTGCAAAGCAGGTGGTGATGCTCACCCAGGCGCGCACGTTAGCATCTCCACCCACACCTCTCTCATCGCACCCCACTAACGTACGCCTCGTACCCGAACCCAACCGCTCCTTCGTAACCATGACCACCAATAACGACGACCCTCACGAGGTCGACGCAATATTTCAGCGAAAGCACTCGCTCCGATCCAAATTACGCAAGGACCTCAAGAATATGGACCCAATCCGGAGATCCGAAGAAG ataaTGCAATTCAGAGTATTGTATTAGAAGCTCCATGGTTTAAGGCTAGTAAGAGTTTATGTGCTTATATTAGCTGTGCTGCTTTAAGAGAGGTTGACACATCAAGAATTGTGTCACAAGTTTTATCCAAACCAACCCAAG AACAGAAAAAGCTTTATGTTCCTCGTGTGGAGGACAGGAATAGCAACATGAGAATGCTAAAGATTTCGAATGTTGATGATCTGGTTATAAATTCGATGAACATTTTGGAACCATCTCTAGTAGATTGTGATGGGAAACAACGTGAAGATG TTATGGAGGCAAGCAATCCAGTTGATTTGTTCATCTTACCTG GGCTTGCATTTGACAGATCTGGAAGACGTTTGGGCCGTAGTGGGGG CTACTATGATTTGTTCCTGATGAAGTACCAAGAGcttgcaaagcagcggaaatgGAAGCAGCCCCTCCTCG TTGCACTATCATATTCTCTGCAGATTGTGGATGAAGGAGGTATAGCTGTCACTTCCAATGATGTTCCAGTGGATGCTCTTGTGTCCCCAGCTGGTTTCATTCCTCTAAGCCCAGCTGCTTTGGACAGAGTTTAA
- the LOC115978674 gene encoding 5-formyltetrahydrofolate cyclo-ligase, mitochondrial-like isoform X3: MFCHYTARAVRQMISSAKQVVMLTQARTLASPPTPLSSHPTNVRLVPEPNRSFVTMTTNNDDPHEVDAIFQRKHSLRSKLRKDLKNMDPIRRSEEDNAIQSIVLEAPWFKASKSLCAYISCAALREVDTSRIVSQVLSKPTQEQKKLYVPRVEDRNSNMRMLKISNVDDLVINSMNILEPSLVDCDGKQREDVMEASNPVDLFILPGLAFDRSGRRLGRSGGTKSLQSSGNGSSPSSLHYHILCRLWMKEV; encoded by the exons ATGTTTTGTCACTATACAGCAAGAGCAGTTAGGCAAATGATAAGCAGTGCAAAGCAGGTGGTGATGCTCACCCAGGCGCGCACGTTAGCATCTCCACCCACACCTCTCTCATCGCACCCCACTAACGTACGCCTCGTACCCGAACCCAACCGCTCCTTCGTAACCATGACCACCAATAACGACGACCCTCACGAGGTCGACGCAATATTTCAGCGAAAGCACTCGCTCCGATCCAAATTACGCAAGGACCTCAAGAATATGGACCCAATCCGGAGATCCGAAGAAG ataaTGCAATTCAGAGTATTGTATTAGAAGCTCCATGGTTTAAGGCTAGTAAGAGTTTATGTGCTTATATTAGCTGTGCTGCTTTAAGAGAGGTTGACACATCAAGAATTGTGTCACAAGTTTTATCCAAACCAACCCAAG AACAGAAAAAGCTTTATGTTCCTCGTGTGGAGGACAGGAATAGCAACATGAGAATGCTAAAGATTTCGAATGTTGATGATCTGGTTATAAATTCGATGAACATTTTGGAACCATCTCTAGTAGATTGTGATGGGAAACAACGTGAAGATG TTATGGAGGCAAGCAATCCAGTTGATTTGTTCATCTTACCTG GGCTTGCATTTGACAGATCTGGAAGACGTTTGGGCCGTAGTGGGGG TACCAAGAGcttgcaaagcagcggaaatgGAAGCAGCCCCTCCTCG TTGCACTATCATATTCTCTGCAGATTGTGGATGAAGGAGGTATAG
- the LOC115978676 gene encoding disease resistance protein TAO1-like codes for MENNNAVSTPSTPGAFRVLWDVFLSFRGEDTRHTITNTLYNALTKLDIRVFRDDEGLRRGDVIASSLLEAIEDSAASIVIISPNYASSRWCLEELAKICECRRLILPVFYGVDPSDVRRQTGPFQEHFRNHEGRFGKDMVDKWRNAMKKAGEIAGFTNRKDELLVENLVKTVLNELRKTPVGVAAYTVGLDSRVEKLLKLLDIKSNGIRILGFYGMGGVGKTTLAKALYNRVVGHFEHRCFISNVREISAQDNGLVSLQNQLINDLSSSKVLTVREVDAGTAAIEGIVNEKQVLVVLDDVDNINQLNALIGNREWFYEGSRIIITTRDFEVLSKHLVTEFYEVRELDLSESLQLFSYHALRREKPTGIFLDLSEQMVSLTGGLPLALEVFGSFLFDKRRLKEWEDALQKLKQIRPRNLQDVLMISFNGLDEQEKCIFLDIACLFVKMRMKREDAIDILRGCGFNAEIVVSVLTAKSLIKFTGDNVLWIHDQIRDMGRQIVQEKDIVNPGLRTRLWDRDEIMNVFKDKKGTKNIEGIVLDFEKRLENSVKDVSGDTISWYNLQGNLNFTSAVTYLKERYKRYLEDRAEKEREVVIFTDALNAIVSLRLLQINNVNLEGKFKYLPVELKWLQWKGCPMKSLPSDFCPRKVAVLDLSESKIEQLWSSRNNKVLENLMVLNLHGCFNLASVPDLSGHRALEKLVLERCGKLTKIHESVGSLSSLLHLNLRNCSNLIELPSDVSGLKQLESLILSRCSKMNKLPESIGHMKSLKELLLDETAIATLPDYIFRLTNLERLSLNGCKLLKRLPQFIGKLCSLKELSLNHSTLEEIPDSIGSLEDLEKLSLMCCKSLNRIPDSIGNLKSLSSFFINGTAIKQLPWSIGLLSNLKHFLVGENHFLSKLPDSIEGLDSIVELKMDGTSIIDLPDKIGDLKVIQKLDMKKCESLRSLPESIGRMWTLTTLIISKANISAMPESIGMLENLIELRLDGCKQLRKLPTSIGNLKSLQQLLMNETAVTDLPESFGMLSSLMVLKMAKKPHVELLDKSTPEIPVICSTIEERTVFELPTSFSNLSLLSEFDACALEISGKIPDDFEKLSSLEILNLGHNHFCKLPSSLRGLSILKQFILPDCKELKSLPPLPSSLVELNVANCIALESVSDLSNLESLRDLNLTNCEKVLDIPGLQKLKSLRRLYMSNCNACSSSVKRRLSKISLRHIRNLGMPGSKIPRWFSQEPVRFTNLKNREIKGVIIGVVVSLNQEISDDLRYRLPAIVDVQAEIRKLDYWIYKTTLHLNGIPKTNEDQIHLCRYPYNHPFIWSLKDGYKIHVTTRNPPHMKGVELKNWGIHLVFEGDDDYEGNEDSLNESQQSISERLATFFSTFEEEDDCVPKSVGEVEEKLQKIEEREQQRASSYGRIYYVSAFIVLSFACLLSWLQIWR; via the exons ATGGAGAACAACAACGCCGTTTCCACTCCATCAACTCCGGGAGCTTTCAGGGTCCTATGGGACGTGTTCCTGAGCTTCAGAGGCGAAGACACACGCCACACCATCACCAACACTCTCTACAACGCGCTCACCAAGCTCGACATCCGAGTCTTCCGCGACGACGAAGGGTTACGCCGTGGGGACGTGATCGCTTCAAGTCTGCTCGAGGCCATCGAGGACTCTGCTGCTTCCATCGTCATCATCTCCCCAAACTACGCGTCGTCGCGGTGGTGCCTCGAGGAACTCGCGAAAATATGCGAGTGCCGGAGGCTCATACTCCCCGTGTTCTACGGAGTCGACCCCTCGGATGTTCGGAGACAGACAGGACCTTTTCAAGAACATTTTAGGAACCATGAAGGGAGGTTTGGGAAAGACATGGTTGACAAGTGGAGGAATGCCATGAAAAAAGCCGGTGAAATTGCTGGTTTCACCAATCG CAAAGATGAACTATTGGTTGAAAATTTGGTCAAAACGGTTTTGAATGAATTGAGAAAAACTCCGGTGGGTGTGGCTGCATATACTGTTGGACTTGACTCTCGTGTTGAAAAACTGTTGAAATTGTTAGATATTAAATCTAATGGCATCCGAATTCTGGGATTTTATGGGATGGGTGGGGTTGGCAAGACAACCCTGGCTAAGGCTCTCTATAATAGAGTTGTTGGTCACTTTGAGCACCGGTGTTTCATTTCAAATGTTAGAGAAATTTCAGCTCAAGATAATGGTTTAGTATCTCTTCAAAATCAACTTATTAATGATCTTTCATCTAGTAAGGTGCTTACTGTAAGGGAGGTTGATGCTGGTACTGCAGCCATTGAAGGAATAGTAAATGAGAAGCAAGTTCTTGTTGTTTTGGATGATGTTGATAATATAAACCAACTAAATGCTCTAATTGGTAATAGAGAATGGTTTTATGAAGGAAGTCgaattattattacaacaagaGACTTTGAAGTATTATCCAAGCATCTTGTGACTGAGTTCTACGAGGTGAGAGAGTTGGATTTGTCCGAGTCACTACAACTTTTTAGTTACCATGCACTAAGAAGAGAGAAACCCACAGGCATTTTTTTGGATCTGTCCGAGCAAATGGTGTCTCTTACAGGAGGGTTACCATTGGCTCTGGAAGTATTTGGTTCTTTTCTGTTTGATAAGAGGAGATTAAAAGAATGGGAAGATGCTCTACAGAAATTAAAACAGATTCGTCCCCGCAATCTTCAGGATGTGTTGATGATAAGTTTTAATGGATTAGATGAACAAGAGAAGTGTATATTTCTAGATATTGCatgtttatttgttaaaatGAGAATGAAGAGAGAAGATGCAATTGACATATTGAGGGGTTGTGGATTTAATGCTGAGATAGTAGTCTCAGTCCTCACAGCAAAGTCACTCATTAAGTTCACTGGGGACAATGTTTTGTGGATACATGATCAAATTAGAGACATGGGAAGACAAATTGTTCAAGAAAAAGACATTGTGAATCCTGGCTTGCGAACTAGACTCTGGGATCGTGATGAGATCATGAATGTCTTTAAGGATAAAAAG GGAACCAAAAATATAGAAGGCATTGTCCTAGACTTCGAGAAAAGATTAGAAAACTCTGTCAAGGATGTAAGTGGTGACACAATTTCTTGGTATAACCTTCAAGGAAACCTCAATTTCACCTCAGCAGTCACATACTTAAAGGAAAGGTATAAACGTTATCTTGAAGATCgagcagagaaagagagagaggttgtAATTTTCACCGATGCCCTTAATGCCATTGTCAGTCTTAGATTGCTCCAAATAAATAATGTGAATTTGGAAGGGAAGTTCAAATATCTTCCTGTTGAACTGAAGTGGCTACAATGGAAAGGTTGCCCCATGAAAAGTCTTCCTTCTGATTTTTGTCCTCGCAAAGTTGCTGTACTTGATTTATCAGAAAGCAAAATTGAACAATTGTGGAGTTCACGCAATAACAAG GTGCTTGAGAACTTGATGGTTTTGAATCTCCATGGTTGCTTTAATCTAGCCTCTGTTCCAGATTTATCTGGACATCGAGCCTTAGAAAAGCTTGTTCTTGAGCGTTGTGGGAAGCTGACTAAGATTCATGAATCAGTTGGGAGCTTGAGTTCATTACTTCATTTAAACCTGAGAAATTGTTCAAACCTTATTGAACTTCCGAGTGATGTCTCTGGCCTGAAACAACTTGAGAGCCTTATCCTCTCACGCTGCTCAAAAATGAATAAGCTGCCAGAGAGCATAGGCCACATGAAATCTTTAAAAGAACTTCTCCTTGATGAAACTGCTATAGCGACTCTTCCTGACTACATCTTCCGCCTTACTAACCTTGAAAGGCTTAGTTTAAATGGTTGCAAACTTCTTAAACGGCTGCCCCAGTTCATAGGAAAGTTGTGTTCTTTGAAAGAACTCTCTCTTAATCATTCTACATTAGAAGAAATACCAGATTCCATTGGATCATTGGAAGACCTTGAGAAACTAAGTTTAATGTGTTGTAAATCACTGAACAGAATTCCTGACTCCATTGGAAATCTCAAATCATTGTCCAGTTTTTTCATCAATGGTACTGCAATCAAACAACTGCCCTGGTCTATTGGGTTGCTATCAAATTTGAAGCACTTTTTAGTTGGAGAGAATCATTTTCTTAGCAAACTGCCTGATTCAATTGAAGGACTAGATTCTATTGTTGAGCTTAAGATGGATGGGACATCGATAATAGATCTGCCAGACAAGATAGGTGACTTGAAAGTAATTCAAAAGCTTGACATGAAGAAATGTGAATCTCTTAGATCATTACCAGAATCAATTGGGCGCATGTGGACACTTACTACTTTGATCATATCAAAAGCTAATATCAGTGCAATGCCAGAATCTATAGGAATGTTGGAAAATCTTATTGAGTTAAGATTGGATGGATGTAAACAGCTGCGTAAACTTCCGACTTCAATAGGAAACTTAAAGTCCTTGCAACAGTTGTTGATGAATGAAACTGCTGTGACAGATTTACCTGAAAGCTTTGGGATGCTCTCAAGCTTAATGGTATTAAAAATGGCAAAGAAACCTCATGTTGAACTGCTTGATAAAAGTACACCTGAAATTCCTGTTATTTGCAGTACAATAGAGGAACGTACGGTTTTTGAACtcccaacatctttctcaaacCTGTCCTTGCTGAGTGAATTTGATGCCTGTGCTTTGGAAATATCCGGTAAAATTCCTGATGATTTTGAGAAGTTGTCGTCATTGGAGATTTTGAATCTAGGCCACAATCATTTTTGTAAACTTCCCTCCAGTCTGAGGGGCCTGTCCATCCTCAAACAATTTATCTTGCCTGATTGTAAGGAGCTCAAATCTCTCCCTCCACTTCCCTCAAGTTTGGTAGAGTTGAATGTTGCAAATTGTATTGCATTGGAAAGTGTGTCTGATCTTTCAAACTTGGAAAGTTTACGTGACCTGAACCTTACTAATTGTGAGAAAGTGCTGGATATTCCTGGCCTTCAAAAGTTGAAGTCTTTGAGAAGGTTGTACATGAGTAATTGCAATGCGTGCTCCTCCAGCGTAAAGAGAAGACTGTctaag ATTTCTTTGAGGCATATACGCAATCTCGGTATGCCTGGAAGCAAGATTCCAAGATGGTTTTCTCAAGAGCCAGTTAGATTTACAAACCTTAAAAACCGTGAGATCAAAGGTGTTATTATAGGTGTTGTTGTCTCACTCAATCAGGAAATCTCAGACGACCTAAGATATCGTCTCCCGGCAATAGTGGACGTTCAGGCAGAGATCCGCAAACTGGATTACTGGATATACAAAACAACATTGCACTTAAATGGAATACCAAAGACAAATGAAGATCAAATTCACTTGTGTCGATATCCATACAATCATCCATTTATTTGGTCATTGAAAGATGGTTATAAGATACATGTGACAACGAGGAACCCACCACATATGAAGGGGGTTGAGCTAAAGAATTGGGGGATTCATTTGGTTTTTGAGGGTGATGATGATTATGAGGGAAATGAAGATTCATTAAATGAAAGCCAACAATCCATATCGGAAAGACTAGCAACCTTTTTCAGcacttttgaagaagaagatgattgTGTCCCTAAATCTGTTGGCGAAGTTGaagaaaaacttcaaaaaattgaagaaagagaACAACAAAGGGCATCTTCATATGGCAGAATTTACTATGTTTCTGCTTTCATTGTTCTTTCTTTCGCCTGTCTATTGAGTTGGTTACAAATATGGCGATAg